The window TGAAAGTGTTGAAAAATGGTCTCTGATCTTTTCAATCACTATCCTCTTACgttgtattatattattgtaaaagATAAGTTAGTGatgatagatattttttcaataattttaggCCACCGTATTGAAGGACGGAGAGGAGATAATGATTTTAAcacttttttcaattaataatgaTGCACCTATAATTGTTTTctaactattttatataaatataagtgaAATGCTTTATTAAAAAACCTTTAATTGTATctaattattcttaatataaaataaaggagttaaataatctcaaatttattattttttctaaattattttttctaaaaaaatgttGACACTTGATTCATGAAATAACCAGTCCGGTTCGATCCTATTTTACACATTTTTAtaaccgaaccggtatatatcgattttgaaaatttaagaattgataccagattgattcattttttttttctaagcaaggaaatttcattagaaaaaagaaagatgatacATGAGGAGGATGTGAGGTTCCCCAACAAACATCCAAGAATAATAACCACATCACaaaaagagatgaaaaaaacaaagaaaatataacgAATTTTGGGACCAATTTCTTGGTCCTCACCCATGCCCTACAAAGAGGGCGCCATCTTAAAAGATGGTTTTTAAATAAGCCATCGTTGGATGCGGTATAAGTTTTAGGTGCACTGCAGTTATTgtcttaagatatttttttgagaGATCCATAGTCCATTTTTAAGATCATTGGTTAGAGAAAGAGATAACATAGTAGAAAGACCGGCATTATATGACCATATCTACGACGAAGCATCTGTCTTCCCTCGCCTCTGTCGTGGCACGTGGATGCTACGCGCTGATGGTTGGGAGATAAGGTGGGGCAAATATGAAAGATCGTGAGGTGAGAAATCTACTAGAACGGTACATGTAGCCATCAGAGTCGTTGGGGCGTGGAGGCGGGTGAAGACTACGCATAGAAGTAAGCCGCTCGTGAGGGTCAAGCATTGAGAGTTTTGGTGTGGTTCCATGTCGTCCAGTAGATCGGTGGTAGTAGGATTGCGTGGTGGGCACATGTTGACTGATGGTGGTAGGAGCGTAGTAGATCTGACGAAAACTGAATCGGTGGAGGggacgagaaaaaaaaaacactaccaTAGATGCATATTCACACAGTAACAGTAGAAAGGAAATGGAGATTGAGAGTATGGTGAAAAGCATATTCACACAACTCTCACCTTCCTCTTCTGCGGAAACTCTCGGAATGATTTGGAGTTTCTAGCAAGAAGGAATAGCTTCTCTTTCTAGAGAAAATGATGTTCTAATTCATGATCCCGGATTGATTCATTACCAAAACcagaacttttgattttttcaattttggtctagtccggtccgatttttccgTTTTACGGATTAtcaatattagtaataatatgatgtttaaatatattaaaatattagtttatttatattataatataattacattattttataataattaacccatactagtataatattgaatttaactataatctatataagttttaaactttttatatgagtatgtatgatcaaatgtataaaaatgtatttataaaaagaatatatattataatttattatgccaaaaatgtatttatctttaatatatatatatatatatcaaaagtttatattaataacttaatattgatgtttatgtttaagattaaaatttatgttatattaattttaaattagaagattaaaatttgtatcttataacaaatgttatattaaaaattataaaattaattttatgttataatattaaaagatttaaataataaaattaaaattttatgttatattaattaacaatttaatatataatataaaaaattataaatatatatacctattCGGTTTAAaacgatttttaaaatataaaaatcgtTGGCCCAGTCTAAGATCAATTTTGATTCTTAAAAAGGGGTATCgtattgattataaattagacTGAACCCACGACTCGATAAAATTTAaccgatttttcagttttttttttcacactttacaaatctattttaaaatatattattttattattttattttattttacttttaaatatatataaaattatttttattatgtagttaaaaaaataaaatgatatatttttaagtggatataaaataatatatttttaagtagatGTACAAAATATGAGGattatatctataatttttcatcTGCAGTGCTCGCACGCGGACTCCATAGTCCATAGCTCGCGTTTTGGGCCTTCGAACCGAACCGAACTCGACGGTTCTGGAATTGGACGAAGCTTCTGGAATATCCTCTCTTCCAATAAAACTAAACCCTAAAGACCCAACACTCTCTCGCTGCCTCCTTATCCACACGACCACTCTCTCACTGACCCACAACCCAAAAACCCTTAGCGTCGCTCTTGAGAAATGGCGTCGACTAACGCTATCTCTACAGCATCCATCTTCTGCTCCCCCAAACAGGTGCTTGTTTATCTTTCTGATTGGGCTCTTTTGGTTATTCCTTTGCCTTCGTAGAAAAATTTCTGGGAAAAATAATATGCTTGCGCGGGGGGTGTGTATTGTGGGTTTGGTTATCTGGGCTTAAGGACCTGAAGAGGTTTAATGTTTATCATTTAGTTTTGAGTTTGctggttaaaaatataattgctTTTCGTTGTTGTTCTTGATGGAAATGAGAGCAATTGAGGATTTTATCTTCTAGGCACTCTGTTTTTGTTGTGTTCTAGGCGTGGTCTTGTATACGTTGCAATCTTTTCTAGTTACAATTTGGGAATTATTATGttggtttttatatttaaatatatgcaATAATCTGTGGATGCAATGTGACAGGGGTTGAGAAGAAGGGGTTCTCAGCAGCAGAGTAACAGGCTGAATCTTAGACAATCGAGCGGCAGGCTCCTTGTGAGGGCTGCTGCAAAGGAAATTGCATTCGACCAGCATTCAAGATCTGCACTGCAGTCCGGAATTGATAAGCTTGCGGATGCTGTTGGGCTTACTCTTGGTCCAAGAGGTAACTTCTTGTTCTGGCTGTTTCCATCGTTAAATGGAGTGGTGCTGGTGACTTAACTGATATGGGAGCTCTTGGTAACCGGTTGGTGGAGGCGCTTGGTAACCATTATTCATAGAAAAAACTTTACTGACATGGGAGCTAATCCATCAAGATTTCATAGTTATTGTtttattgagaaaaatacttcTGTAGTCCCTGCAATTTTGCCCAATTGAAATGCGCCttatctataaattatttttagatgtaaattaacttcaattttctTGGGAGGTTTTGTATATTTGTCCTTtccattgtaatatatatatatttttttaaagagttttgtCGTTTGTAGCAATTGCTCAATGCAGTCTGGGTTAACatcaattttgtatttgatGTGTCTCTTTTTGGTATTTTGAAGGGAGAAATGTTGTGTTGGATGAATTTGGAAGTCCTAAAGTAGTAAACGATGGAGTCACAATTGCTCGAGCTATTGAGCTCCCCGATGCCATGGAAAATGCTGGTGCAGCACTCATTAGGGAGGTTGGATCTTCATCTTTACCGTATTATATGCTATAATGtttctttcttcaatttctGTTTTTACTATAAATGTATTCTACAGTTGACTAAGAGATGTTTTGATAATGTATTTACTTGTTTGTGTTGTGGTACATAGGTTGCAAGTAAAACCAATGATTCGGCTGGTGATGGTACAACCACTGCGTCAGTTCTTGCACGGGAAATCATTAAATTAGGTCTTTTGAGTGTCACTTCTGGTGCAAATCCAGTCTCTATAAAGCGGGGGATCGATAAAACTGTACTGGGCTTGGTAGAAGAGTTGGAGAAGAAGGCTAGGGCTGTCGAAGGTCGTGACGATATCGAAGgtattgtgtttgttttattattatttgaaatatttgtttatttggtGACAAAatttttacttctttaatttctttttttaaattttggattttccttttgggttttctttccAGCTGTTGCAACCATATCTGCGGGGAATGATGATCTTATTGGGGCTATGATTGCGGATGCGATTGACAAGGTTGGGCCAGATGGCGTTTTGTCCATCGAGTCGTCATCTTCATTTGAAACAACTGTTGAAGTCGAAGAAGGAATGGAAGTGAgtctatgtatttttttattctagacCGTGAGTTGATTTATTGTGTGCGTGGCGCATAAGCATGCTTGTAGTTGTTTGAGGCTCATCTGCCGTTTTGGTTCCTTTTGGTGCACAGATTGACAGAGGTTATATCTCCCCACAATTTGTCACAAACCCTGAAAAGTTGATTGCTGAATTTGAGAATGCAAGAGTCTTGGTGACAGATCAGAAGATTTCTGCAATAAAGGACATAATTCCCTTGTTAGAGAAGACCACTCAGTTGAGAGCCCCGTTGCTTATAATTGCAGAGGATGTCACTGGGGAGGCCTTGGCTACACTTGTTGTAAATAAGTTGCGGGGCATTCTCAATGTGGCAGCAATTAAGGCTCCTGGTTTTGGTGAGAGGAGAAAAGCCCTCCTTCAAGATATTGCTATTCTAACAGGTAGTTACATCTCATTAGAATGAAAGAGTTTGGTTCTATATATTTTCCCTGTCATATAATAATGTATAGTGTATAGTGTACTTATAAAAGCTTTAACAATTGTTAGTGGTTGGCAAATGAAATGTGGATATAACACTGTCAGATTCAGGTATTTTTGGTTTGTCTATGCTCTGTTGCTGTCCCTTTGGTTGCGAATATACATTTTGAGTATGAAATTAAGGCCAATTTCTTCTCTTGGAATTTTGTTATCCTagtaggtttttatttttattttttatttttatttttataagttagtaGGTTTTGATATTGAAAGGCTTTATTGTGTTTGTAGTCTTTTACAACAACATAACAGGGGTAAGGTGCACCATATTATAGGTACAATGTCACTTCGTGGTGCTAATTTATGTTCTTGATCCATATTTCAGGAGCTGAGTTCCAAGCCAGTGATCTGGGGCTGCTTATTGAGAACACCTCAGTTGAGCAGCTTGGCTTGGCTAGAAAGGTGACCATCACCAAGGACTCCACCACCATTATTGCAGATGCTGCATCAAAGGATGAGTTACAAGCCAGGATAGCACAATTGAAGAAGGAATTATCTGAGACAGATTCAGTGTATGACTCAGAGAAACTAGCTGAGAGAATTGCCAAATTGTCTGGTGGGGTAGCTGTAATAAAGGTGGGTGCTGCAACGGAGACAGAACTTGAGGACCGTAAACTCCGTATTGAAGATGCCAAGAATGCCACTTTCGCTGCCATAGAGGAAGGGATTGTGCCAGGTGGTGGTGCTGCACTGGTTCATCTCTCAACTCATGTTCCAGCAATTAAGGAGAAGCTTGACGATGCAGATGAGCGGCTTGGTGCTGATATTGTGCAGAAGGTAAGAAGTCTATTATATAACATGATAAACTACTGATGGAAGTTTTGGTTGAGTAGCAAACTGGTTGAGGGCTGCTGCTAATTTAAATTTGGTACTAGTTTTGGTGTAGaaaatatggttttttttttttttttctaaactggGTTTGAATGTCCCACTCGCCAGTTTATTATGGCTGCAGCTTTTAAGAATGTGAGAAGCTAAACCAAGTTTTAGAATGGTTGGGTTGCTTCTCAGAAGCCCCAAGCTGCATAAATAAACAGACTGAAAGGTAGCTCATACTTCTTAAAAGCTTGAAGCACCCTCTGGAAAGCCACAGAAACCCTCCACCAGAAAAATCTGGCATGCTTCAAGAAGTGGCTTTGGGTTGGATTTCTGCTACGGTATAGAGAGCTGCAGTTATCCTCGAGGGGTGGGTGTTTGTGCTGTATCAAAAGAATCTGGCGTGCCACTAAATTATAGCAATGTCCTTGGTGCTGTTGGTCTATTAGATGAATAATTTATGTGAAATGGATTTGTTTATTCCTTGCTGTGTAAGATTAAATTTCTTGGCGGGGTTCTTACCTTTTGATTGATGTGTTTAAAATGTAGGCACTGGTAGCACCAGCATCACTGATTGCTGGAAATGCTGGAATGGAAGGTGAGGTAGTTGTGGAGAAGATAAAGGACAGCGAATGGGAAGTTGGTTACAACGCAATGACAGACAAGTATGAGAACTTGGTGGAGTCTGGCGTTATCGACCCAGCAAAGGTGACACGATGTGCATTGCAGAACGCTGCTTCAGTTGCAGGGATGGTCCTGACCACCCAGGCCATTGTGGTTGAAAAGGCTAAACCTAAGGCACCCATGGCTGCTCCCCCACAAGGACTTACAGTGTGATCTTCTCTCAAGAATTCATCAAAATACAAGTGTTTTTAGGATTTTAGGTTTGAAAGAGCAGCTGTCCTATTGCGGTGAATTAAGAGGTATGTCATTTCCAAGTAGTAGTAATTTGCCTTTTTTATTGTACGGATTTggaatattgtaattttgtagtCTGGTGTGTAATACCAATGGGTCCGGATGGATGGCAGTATTGACATGAAGGAACGAAATGACTTGAATGACCTTGAAACATCATGTATCAGCTCTCCTATCCGACTTGGGGGAGCTTGAGCTTTGAGAGTAATGTTACTTGAAACATCATGCATGACAATCGCTTAACACAATTTGTAATGTACTTTCTAGCAAGAACGCTACTGAACCTTCAACAATCGTATGCACAGAATTCACTCAAGAAGATTTCACGCTACAAGACAATTATTCTCAAATGCAAGATTATATTTGTGAATCTTGGTagggaattttcgaggaattcccaaccttAAAGTTGTATTAAACTTCAATGATCAACCAATGCCTCTTACACAGGAGCTGTGCTGCTACTTTTATAGAAGATGACCCAAAACGACCAAGACTGAAATGTAAAACGCACATACATCTCTTAAAAGCAATACTCATCGTTTCACTTAAAGCCAAAATATAACTCTACAAGCCAAAATATAACTCTACAAATCAAACGACACTATAACTTAATATTCTAATGCGTGCCATATCACTTAAatcctcttttttattttagaagtaGTTACAATCGTTATTCTCATTATtcccctaatttttttttccttatgctTCCTTTCAACTCTCCTCACCCCGCATAGCCTTTACCCTTCTTGTGCATCATAATCTTCCCTCCTCTTCAAGGACCAGCACCCAAGCACCTGTGACAATCTCCACCTCTTTAAGACCTTGCTCCTAAGGCACTTGTGACCAGCACAAGATAGTGCCAACCAAATGAGGATAGATAGACCTCAATTTGTATAACAACTCCCAAGAGTTATCATCCATATTAGCACCCACCCATTTAATCAAGACCTCAATAGCAGCATGGTCCCCTACCTTTTTCATCCCCCTCAAGAATTTTTTCAGGCTTGGGTTGAACAACACCTTCATCATCAACTGGAGGCAATGTAAGAAAAGGAGAAATCTGGTCCCCTAGTTTCTTCTTAAGACAAGAAACATAGAAAACTTGATGGATTTTTTATGTAGAAGGCAACCTCAACTTATAAGCAACTGTCCCAATTTTCTGAATCACTTGAAAGAGACCATAATATCGAGGGGCAAGTTTCATGTTATGTCTCATGGCTACTGATTTTTGTCTATAAGGTTGAAGTTTAAGAAAAACCCAATCACCCTCCACAAAAAATCTTTCTGATCTCCTTTTGTTAGCATACATCTTCATTCTACTTTGAGCTTTCCTTaagttttctttcaataatGACAACATTTGTTCACGATTCCTCAAGTACTGATCTATTGCTTCATTAGTAGTGGTGCCTGCTACATAAGACGACAATCTTAGTGGTGGCATTCCATACAAAGCTTGAAATGGAGAGATGCCTGTAGAGGCATGCACAATTGTATTGTAATGCCACTCAGCCATAGGAAGTCAAATACTCCAACTCTTTGGTTTAGAACCACTGTAAGCTCTTAAGTAGGCTTCAATAGCCTTATTCAAAGCCCCAGCTTGACCATCagattgaggatggtaagctgagCTCATAGTTTAGGTCATGCCCTGCACCTTGAAGAGTTCTTGCCAAAACAAACTGGTGAACACAACATCACGATCTGACACAATTGTTCTAGGTAAACCATGAAGCTTGAA is drawn from Juglans regia cultivar Chandler chromosome 5, Walnut 2.0, whole genome shotgun sequence and contains these coding sequences:
- the LOC108987030 gene encoding ruBisCO large subunit-binding protein subunit alpha gives rise to the protein MASTNAISTASIFCSPKQGLRRRGSQQQSNRLNLRQSSGRLLVRAAAKEIAFDQHSRSALQSGIDKLADAVGLTLGPRGRNVVLDEFGSPKVVNDGVTIARAIELPDAMENAGAALIREVASKTNDSAGDGTTTASVLAREIIKLGLLSVTSGANPVSIKRGIDKTVLGLVEELEKKARAVEGRDDIEAVATISAGNDDLIGAMIADAIDKVGPDGVLSIESSSSFETTVEVEEGMEIDRGYISPQFVTNPEKLIAEFENARVLVTDQKISAIKDIIPLLEKTTQLRAPLLIIAEDVTGEALATLVVNKLRGILNVAAIKAPGFGERRKALLQDIAILTGAEFQASDLGLLIENTSVEQLGLARKVTITKDSTTIIADAASKDELQARIAQLKKELSETDSVYDSEKLAERIAKLSGGVAVIKVGAATETELEDRKLRIEDAKNATFAAIEEGIVPGGGAALVHLSTHVPAIKEKLDDADERLGADIVQKALVAPASLIAGNAGMEGEVVVEKIKDSEWEVGYNAMTDKYENLVESGVIDPAKVTRCALQNAASVAGMVLTTQAIVVEKAKPKAPMAAPPQGLTV